The following coding sequences lie in one Danio rerio strain Tuebingen ecotype United States chromosome 25, GRCz12tu, whole genome shotgun sequence genomic window:
- the ccl39.3 gene encoding chemokine (C-C motif) ligand 39, duplicate 3 precursor (The RefSeq protein has 2 substitutions compared to this genomic sequence) translates to MRSLMFLLVLVLFCSLQDTSSAMDAIISANSVCCEGITHKKITLKQIVSYHWTTSSCAKKDIVFTTKAGKKICVDPENTFVKRQVVILDSRVKV, encoded by the exons ATGAGAAGCCTGATGTTTCTGCTGGTCCTGGTGCTCTTCTGCTCTCTGCAGGACACTTCAAGCG CTATGGATGCAATTATTTCAGCAAATTCAGTCTGCTGTGAAGGGATCACTCATAAAAAGATCACTCTGAAGCAGATAGTGTCTTACCACTGGACCACCAGTAGCTGTGCCAAAAAAGCCATTGT GTTTACAACAAAAGCAGGGAAAAAGATCTGTGTAGATCCAGAGAACACCTTTGTAAAAAGACAAGTTGTTATACTGGACAGCAGAGCAAAagtctaa
- the LOC103909828 gene encoding uncharacterized protein isoform X1, with amino-acid sequence MMTDHGSNLCTPAKVNEQIDNVQNKEVDEEIEVQSEELDTNVRRSTRERTQTDRMLAYQREESHKAERKLMHAYEKWKAEARKARSQLKLDISESELATLIDSLEREKDSVMNAYIKVRSNVTPPTDMRRKIDACDAVTKDIVKIAYERISGVDGGFDNETVKGHLRELLERDYARSVYGSTVSRISSKSSTPISQPSLNSILMAKRIEAAAELAAKEAEYATVIEEREQREKLRLLEEKQRKELEAQKGEFERLQVMKEVRAARARLEVYDKEETVDTVNQDEGLQQPVSPPMHKPVYLSSVNPTPNISSQSPNADVSQLAQAVQDSITLNRLPMPEPTVFSGDPIHFIEWKASFQSLIDKRHISSGDKLYYLKKYVTGPALKVLDGIFYRNDEEAYKDAWKRLLDRYGQPFIIQRAFREKLAYWPKIQSKDSVGLRNFSDFLNSCKDAMPHVKGLEILNDCEENRKLVSKLPDWAAARWNRQTTQTLSETQDFPTFQEFAHFMSVEAEVACNPVTSFHALHVSEPNKEKIYFKVSKPKANVFHTKTVTQHDNSKPTGKVNKPCLFCQNGEHQIHECSKFSARSLEERRQFVKDTRLCYGCLRLGHSAKDCRSRHCCNTCKGRHPTCLHDDSFSRKVRSSSAQSPENVHEGVATMSLSVESGCTPVNTSMIVPVWLSTHKDPVSEKLVYALLDTQSDSVFIECAVCKSLKVDSCPVTLKLTTLVGKDSLMSSERISGLRVRGFNSSLIIDLPPAYTKECIPVDHAHIPTMETASHWKHLATLADKIPPLQNCEVGLLIGYNCSRALAPREVILGTENEPYAVRTDLGWSIIGPSLTHFETQSSAAMCHRVSIKEIPAVTPTDVIKVLESDFKDTEGHTKVTSQEDIMFLRKLEENIRLNKDSHLEMPLPFRKRPYLPDNKPLAVIRLQHLKRRLMRDQEYREHYVTFMEEVIEKGNAEQVFEEGREGERWYIPHHGVYHSKKPGKLRIVFDCSARYKGTSLNDHLLTGPDLMNSLTGILLRFRQYPVALMCDVEKMFHQFHVDHADRDYLRFLWWRNGDFNSQPQTFRMTVHLFGASSSPGCANYGLKHLAREGERLYPLGSQFIMQDFYMDDGVSSIENTEKAIKLAEEARQLCALGSLRLHKFVSNDKEVLKTIPPSECAVDVTAVDLALTDQPLERALGIYWSLEQDNFKFRITVKDQPATRRGILSIVASLFDPLGFLAPFVLKGKTILQEMCRSGMGWDDNLPADLQSAWEHWKSELVNLEKIEVPRCIVPSGFGRIIRREIHHFSDASMSGYGQCSYLRLENEQGDISCSLLMAKSRVAPLKITTIPRLELAAAVVSVAVNDMLKEEMNLADAETFFWTDSQVVLGYINNEARRFHTFVANRVQRIHRTTTPQQWRYICSDENPADYASRGLSVNNLVTSNWFRGPKVLWERQIPPPMEISKQLPIGDPEVKKVQSLNTQTVQYSCLSDRLTKLSSWSKAIQAVARLIRRVRKD; translated from the coding sequence ATGATGACGGATCACGGTTCCAATTTGTGCACTCCTGCAAAAGTAAACGAACAAATTGATAATGTTCAAAACAAAGAAGTTGATGAAGAAATAGAAGTTCAATCTGAAGAATTAGACACAAATGTACGTCGCTCTACCCGTGAACGAACTCAGACAGACAGGATGCTTGCATATCAAAGGGAGGAGTCTCACAAAGCAGAAAGAAAGCTTATGCATGCATATGAAAAATGGAAGGCTGAGGCTCGGAAAGCAAGAAGTCAGTTGAAATTAGACATTTCTGAGAGTGAATTAGCAACACTCATAGACTCATTGGAAAGGGAAAAGGACAGTGTGATGAATGCATACATAAAGGTTAGAAGTAATGTAACTCCACCCACTGATATGAGAAGGAAAATTGATGCTTGTGATGCTGTTACAAAGGATATCGTAAAAATTGCATATGAGAGGATCTCAGGGGTAGATGGAGGCTTTGACAATGAAACCGTAAAGGGGCATTTACGTGAGCTGCTTGAACGAGACTACGCTCGCTCTGTTTATGGTTCTACTGTTTCACGCATCAGCTCCAAATCCAGTACACCTATAAGTCAACCCTCTCTGAATTCTATACTAATGGCTAAACGCATAGAGGCAGCAGCAGAGCTAGCAGCTAAGGAAGCAGAATATGCTACTGTAATAGAAGAAAGGGAGCAAAGAGAAAAATTACGACTTCTAGAAGAGAAGCAAAGAAAAGAACTTGAGGCTCAAAAAGGCGAGTTTGAAAGGCTTCAAGTGATGAAGGAGGTAAGAGCAGCTAGAGCAAGACTGGAGGTGTATGACAAGGAAGAAACTGTTGACACTGTTAATCAAGATGAAGGGCTGCAGCAACCTGTAAGCCCTCCCATGCATAAACCAGTATACTTATCCTCCGTTAATCCAACGCCTAACATTTCATCACAGAGTCCCAATGCTGATGTGTCTCAATTAGCGCAGGCTGTCCAAGATAGCATAACACTAAACAGACTTCCTATGCCAGAGCCCACAGTTTTCAGTGGCGACCCCATTCACTTCATAGAGTGGAAGGCTTCATTTCAATCACTCATTGATAAAAGACATATCTCTTCAGGAGACAAGTTATACTACCTGAAGAAGTACGTTACTGGGCCTGCTCTGAAAGTGCTAGATGGTATCTTTTACAGAAATGATGAGGAGGCTTACAAGGACGCGTGGAAGAGGCTTCTAGATCGCTACGGACAGCCATTCATCATACAACGAGCATTCAGAGAGAAACTCGCATACTGGCCTAAAATTCAATCTAAGGACTCGGTAGGACTTCGAAATTTCTCTGATTTCTTGAACTCATGTAAGGATGCAATGCCACATGTAAAGGGACTGGAAATATTGAATGATTGCGAAGAGAATAGGAAGCTTGTAAGCAAACTCCCTGATTGGGCGGCTGCCCGCTGGAATCGTCAAACCACACAAACGTTGAGTGAAACACAAGATTTTCCAACTTTTCAAGAATTCGCCCATTTCATGTCTGTTGAAGCTGAAGTTGCCTGTAATCCAGTCACATCCTTTCATGCCCTTCATGTTTCAGAACCtaacaaagagaaaatttatttcAAGGTCAGTAAACCTAAAGCTAATGTCTTCCATACAAAGACTGTCACACAGCATGATAATTCAAAGCCCACTGGAAAGGTCAATAAGCCATGTCTGTTCTGTCAAAATGGTGAACATCAAATTCATGAATGTTCTAAATTCTCTGCAAGGTCTCTTGAAGAACGTAGACAGTTCGTAAAGGATACAAGATTGTGCTATGGATGTTTGAGGCTGGGTCACAGTGCCAAGGACTGCCGCTCCCGACATTGCTGCAACACCTGTAAGGGAAGACACCCTACCTGCCTACATGACGACAGCTTCAGTAGAAAGGTGAGGTCTTCTTCTGCTCAGAGCCCAGAAAATGTCCATGAAGGAGTTGCGACAATGTCATTGAGTGTAGAATCTGGATGCACGCCTGTTAACACCTCTATGATTGTGCCAGTGTGGTTGTCCACACATAAAGACCCAGTTTCTGAGAAGCTCGTCTATGCTCTGTTAGACACACAAAGCGATTCAGTCTTTATTGAATGTGCAGTATGCAAAAGTCTTAAAGTTGACTCCTGTCCCGTGACGCTTAAACTCACTACTTTAGTTGGAAAGGACTCCTTGATGTCAAGTGAAAGGATTTCTGGTCTTCGAGTTAGAGGTTTCAATTCCTCACTGATTATAGATCTACCCCCTGCATACACCAAAGAATGCATTCCTGTGGATCACGCACACATCCCTACAATGGAGACTGCAAGTCATTGGAAACATCTAGCCACTCTAGCAGACAAAATTCCCCCACTTCAAAATTGTGAGGTTGGACTATTGATAGGATACAATTGTTCCAGAGCGCTAGCGCCCCGAGAAGTAATTCTTGGAACGGAGAATGAACCATATGCTGTTCGCACGGACCTCGGATGGAGCATTATAGGTCCTTCCTTAACACATTTTGAGACCCAAAGCAGTGCTGCAATGTGTCATAGAGTGTCTATCAAGGAAATACCTGCAGTAACTCCCACAGATGTGATAAAAGTGCTGGAATCTGATTTCAAGGACACAGAAGGGCACACAAAAGTGACGTCTCAGGAGGACATCATGTTTCTGAGAAAGCTGGAAGAGAATATCAGATTGAACAAGGATAGTCATCTGGAAATGCCCCTGCCATTCAGGAAAAGACCATATCTTCCAGATAACAAACCTCTTGCTGTCATAAGACTTCAACATTTGAAGAGGAGATTAATGAGGGATCAGGAGTACAGAGAGCATTATGTAACATTCATGGAGGAAGTAATAGAGAAGGGTAATGCAGAACAGGTGTTTGAGGAAGGACGAGAAGGAGAAAGATGGTACATACCACATCACGGAGTGTACCACTCGAAAAAGCCAGGGAAATTGCGTATAGTTTTTGACTGTTCAGCCAGATACAAGGGAACTAGCTTGAACGACCATCTTCTAACTGGCCCAGATCTGATGAACAGCTTAACTGGCATCCTTTTGAGGTTCAGACAGTACCCTGTAGCCCTAATGTGTGACGTGGAGAAAATGTTCCACCAATTTCATGTAGACCATGCGGATCGTGATTATTTACGATTTCTATGGTGGAGAAATGGAGATTTCAATTCACAGCCTCAAACCTTCCGCATGACAGTGCATTTGTTTGGAGCCTCATCGTCCCCTGGATGCGCTAACTATGGGCTGAAGCATCTTGCAAGAGAAGGTGAACGTCTGTATCCTCTGGGCTCGCAATTTATTATGCAAGATTTCTACATGGATGATGGAGTTTCCAGCATTGAAAACACAGAGAAGGCCATCAAATTGGCTGAAGAAGCTCGTCAGCTTTGTGCACTAGGAAGCTTAAGGCTTCACAAGTTTGTGTCTAATGACAAGGAAGTCTTGAAGACAATACCACCTTCAGAGTGTGCGGTGGATGTTACAGCTGTCGATCTTGCTCTCACTGATCAGCCTTTGGAAAGAGCTTTGGGCATTTACTGGAGTCTGGAACAAGACAATTTTAAATTCCGTATCACTGTTAAGGACCAACCAGCAACCCGTAGAGGGATACTGTCTATAGTGGCCTCATTGTTTGATCCCTTAGGCTTTCTTGCCCCCTTTGTACTCAAAGGAAAGACTATTCTGCAAGAAATGTGCCGAAGTGGTATGGGTTGGGATGATAACTTACCCGCTGATCTACAATCAGCATGGGAACACTGGAAGTCAGAGCTAGTTAATCTAGAAAAGATTGAAGTGCCTCGTTGTATTGTGCCTTCTGGCTTTGGGAGAATCATAAGGAGAGAGATTCACCACTTCTCAGACGCCAGCATGAGTGGATATGGTCAGTGTTCATATCTCAGACTCGAGAACGAGCAAGGTGACATCAGTTGTTCGTTGCTCATGGCAAAATCTAGAGTGGCCCCACTCAAGATCACAACAATTCCTCGGCTAGAATTGGCTGCCGCAGTGGTGTCAGTTGCAGTGAATGACATGTTGAAGGAGGAAATGAACCTGGCTGATGCAGAAACGTTTTTCTGGACTGACTCACAAGTGGTGTTAGGCTACATAAACAATGAAGCCCGCCGTTTCCACACGTTTGTGGCAAATAGAGTACAAAGGATTCACCGCACCACAACTCCTCAACAGTGGCGGTACATTTGCTCAGATGAAAATCCAGCCGATTACGCATCGCGTGGTCTAAGTGTTAACAATCTTGTCACTTCCAACTGGTTTAGAGGACCTAAAGTTTTATGGGAAAGGCAAATACCACCACCTATGGAAATCAGCAAGCAGCTTCCAATTGGCGACCCTGAAGTCAAGAAAGTTCAGTCACTCAACACGCAAACTGTACAGTATTCATGTTTGTCAGACCGTCTCACCAAGTTGTCCTCATGGTCCAAAGCTATCCAAGCTGTTGCACGTTTAATACGTCGTGTCAGGAAAGACTAG
- the LOC103909828 gene encoding uncharacterized protein isoform X2 — protein sequence MHIWVCFLFCSSSLFEHLVGRENKLLRCCTVFKDGYHNNKGTKEDSATSVHEFIPFISPTGLLQNDEEAYKDAWKRLLDRYGQPFIIQRAFREKLAYWPKIQSKDSVGLRNFSDFLNSCKDAMPHVKGLEILNDCEENRKLVSKLPDWAAARWNRQTTQTLSETQDFPTFQEFAHFMSVEAEVACNPVTSFHALHVSEPNKEKIYFKVSKPKANVFHTKTVTQHDNSKPTGKVNKPCLFCQNGEHQIHECSKFSARSLEERRQFVKDTRLCYGCLRLGHSAKDCRSRHCCNTCKGRHPTCLHDDSFSRKVRSSSAQSPENVHEGVATMSLSVESGCTPVNTSMIVPVWLSTHKDPVSEKLVYALLDTQSDSVFIECAVCKSLKVDSCPVTLKLTTLVGKDSLMSSERISGLRVRGFNSSLIIDLPPAYTKECIPVDHAHIPTMETASHWKHLATLADKIPPLQNCEVGLLIGYNCSRALAPREVILGTENEPYAVRTDLGWSIIGPSLTHFETQSSAAMCHRVSIKEIPAVTPTDVIKVLESDFKDTEGHTKVTSQEDIMFLRKLEENIRLNKDSHLEMPLPFRKRPYLPDNKPLAVIRLQHLKRRLMRDQEYREHYVTFMEEVIEKGNAEQVFEEGREGERWYIPHHGVYHSKKPGKLRIVFDCSARYKGTSLNDHLLTGPDLMNSLTGILLRFRQYPVALMCDVEKMFHQFHVDHADRDYLRFLWWRNGDFNSQPQTFRMTVHLFGASSSPGCANYGLKHLAREGERLYPLGSQFIMQDFYMDDGVSSIENTEKAIKLAEEARQLCALGSLRLHKFVSNDKEVLKTIPPSECAVDVTAVDLALTDQPLERALGIYWSLEQDNFKFRITVKDQPATRRGILSIVASLFDPLGFLAPFVLKGKTILQEMCRSGMGWDDNLPADLQSAWEHWKSELVNLEKIEVPRCIVPSGFGRIIRREIHHFSDASMSGYGQCSYLRLENEQGDISCSLLMAKSRVAPLKITTIPRLELAAAVVSVAVNDMLKEEMNLADAETFFWTDSQVVLGYINNEARRFHTFVANRVQRIHRTTTPQQWRYICSDENPADYASRGLSVNNLVTSNWFRGPKVLWERQIPPPMEISKQLPIGDPEVKKVQSLNTQTVQYSCLSDRLTKLSSWSKAIQAVARLIRRVRKD from the exons ATGCatatttgggtttgttttttgttctgttcatCTTCATTGTTTGAACACCTGGTTGGAAGGGAGAACAAG CTCTTACGGTGTTGTACAGTCTTTAAGGACGGCTATCACAACAATAAAGGCACAAAGGAGGACAGTGCAACATCAGTGCATGAGTTTATTCCTTTTATTTCTCCAACCGGGCTGTTACA AAATGATGAGGAGGCTTACAAGGACGCGTGGAAGAGGCTTCTAGATCGCTACGGACAGCCATTCATCATACAACGAGCATTCAGAGAGAAACTCGCATACTGGCCTAAAATTCAATCTAAGGACTCGGTAGGACTTCGAAATTTCTCTGATTTCTTGAACTCATGTAAGGATGCAATGCCACATGTAAAGGGACTGGAAATATTGAATGATTGCGAAGAGAATAGGAAGCTTGTAAGCAAACTCCCTGATTGGGCGGCTGCCCGCTGGAATCGTCAAACCACACAAACGTTGAGTGAAACACAAGATTTTCCAACTTTTCAAGAATTCGCCCATTTCATGTCTGTTGAAGCTGAAGTTGCCTGTAATCCAGTCACATCCTTTCATGCCCTTCATGTTTCAGAACCtaacaaagagaaaatttatttcAAGGTCAGTAAACCTAAAGCTAATGTCTTCCATACAAAGACTGTCACACAGCATGATAATTCAAAGCCCACTGGAAAGGTCAATAAGCCATGTCTGTTCTGTCAAAATGGTGAACATCAAATTCATGAATGTTCTAAATTCTCTGCAAGGTCTCTTGAAGAACGTAGACAGTTCGTAAAGGATACAAGATTGTGCTATGGATGTTTGAGGCTGGGTCACAGTGCCAAGGACTGCCGCTCCCGACATTGCTGCAACACCTGTAAGGGAAGACACCCTACCTGCCTACATGACGACAGCTTCAGTAGAAAGGTGAGGTCTTCTTCTGCTCAGAGCCCAGAAAATGTCCATGAAGGAGTTGCGACAATGTCATTGAGTGTAGAATCTGGATGCACGCCTGTTAACACCTCTATGATTGTGCCAGTGTGGTTGTCCACACATAAAGACCCAGTTTCTGAGAAGCTCGTCTATGCTCTGTTAGACACACAAAGCGATTCAGTCTTTATTGAATGTGCAGTATGCAAAAGTCTTAAAGTTGACTCCTGTCCCGTGACGCTTAAACTCACTACTTTAGTTGGAAAGGACTCCTTGATGTCAAGTGAAAGGATTTCTGGTCTTCGAGTTAGAGGTTTCAATTCCTCACTGATTATAGATCTACCCCCTGCATACACCAAAGAATGCATTCCTGTGGATCACGCACACATCCCTACAATGGAGACTGCAAGTCATTGGAAACATCTAGCCACTCTAGCAGACAAAATTCCCCCACTTCAAAATTGTGAGGTTGGACTATTGATAGGATACAATTGTTCCAGAGCGCTAGCGCCCCGAGAAGTAATTCTTGGAACGGAGAATGAACCATATGCTGTTCGCACGGACCTCGGATGGAGCATTATAGGTCCTTCCTTAACACATTTTGAGACCCAAAGCAGTGCTGCAATGTGTCATAGAGTGTCTATCAAGGAAATACCTGCAGTAACTCCCACAGATGTGATAAAAGTGCTGGAATCTGATTTCAAGGACACAGAAGGGCACACAAAAGTGACGTCTCAGGAGGACATCATGTTTCTGAGAAAGCTGGAAGAGAATATCAGATTGAACAAGGATAGTCATCTGGAAATGCCCCTGCCATTCAGGAAAAGACCATATCTTCCAGATAACAAACCTCTTGCTGTCATAAGACTTCAACATTTGAAGAGGAGATTAATGAGGGATCAGGAGTACAGAGAGCATTATGTAACATTCATGGAGGAAGTAATAGAGAAGGGTAATGCAGAACAGGTGTTTGAGGAAGGACGAGAAGGAGAAAGATGGTACATACCACATCACGGAGTGTACCACTCGAAAAAGCCAGGGAAATTGCGTATAGTTTTTGACTGTTCAGCCAGATACAAGGGAACTAGCTTGAACGACCATCTTCTAACTGGCCCAGATCTGATGAACAGCTTAACTGGCATCCTTTTGAGGTTCAGACAGTACCCTGTAGCCCTAATGTGTGACGTGGAGAAAATGTTCCACCAATTTCATGTAGACCATGCGGATCGTGATTATTTACGATTTCTATGGTGGAGAAATGGAGATTTCAATTCACAGCCTCAAACCTTCCGCATGACAGTGCATTTGTTTGGAGCCTCATCGTCCCCTGGATGCGCTAACTATGGGCTGAAGCATCTTGCAAGAGAAGGTGAACGTCTGTATCCTCTGGGCTCGCAATTTATTATGCAAGATTTCTACATGGATGATGGAGTTTCCAGCATTGAAAACACAGAGAAGGCCATCAAATTGGCTGAAGAAGCTCGTCAGCTTTGTGCACTAGGAAGCTTAAGGCTTCACAAGTTTGTGTCTAATGACAAGGAAGTCTTGAAGACAATACCACCTTCAGAGTGTGCGGTGGATGTTACAGCTGTCGATCTTGCTCTCACTGATCAGCCTTTGGAAAGAGCTTTGGGCATTTACTGGAGTCTGGAACAAGACAATTTTAAATTCCGTATCACTGTTAAGGACCAACCAGCAACCCGTAGAGGGATACTGTCTATAGTGGCCTCATTGTTTGATCCCTTAGGCTTTCTTGCCCCCTTTGTACTCAAAGGAAAGACTATTCTGCAAGAAATGTGCCGAAGTGGTATGGGTTGGGATGATAACTTACCCGCTGATCTACAATCAGCATGGGAACACTGGAAGTCAGAGCTAGTTAATCTAGAAAAGATTGAAGTGCCTCGTTGTATTGTGCCTTCTGGCTTTGGGAGAATCATAAGGAGAGAGATTCACCACTTCTCAGACGCCAGCATGAGTGGATATGGTCAGTGTTCATATCTCAGACTCGAGAACGAGCAAGGTGACATCAGTTGTTCGTTGCTCATGGCAAAATCTAGAGTGGCCCCACTCAAGATCACAACAATTCCTCGGCTAGAATTGGCTGCCGCAGTGGTGTCAGTTGCAGTGAATGACATGTTGAAGGAGGAAATGAACCTGGCTGATGCAGAAACGTTTTTCTGGACTGACTCACAAGTGGTGTTAGGCTACATAAACAATGAAGCCCGCCGTTTCCACACGTTTGTGGCAAATAGAGTACAAAGGATTCACCGCACCACAACTCCTCAACAGTGGCGGTACATTTGCTCAGATGAAAATCCAGCCGATTACGCATCGCGTGGTCTAAGTGTTAACAATCTTGTCACTTCCAACTGGTTTAGAGGACCTAAAGTTTTATGGGAAAGGCAAATACCACCACCTATGGAAATCAGCAAGCAGCTTCCAATTGGCGACCCTGAAGTCAAGAAAGTTCAGTCACTCAACACGCAAACTGTACAGTATTCATGTTTGTCAGACCGTCTCACCAAGTTGTCCTCATGGTCCAAAGCTATCCAAGCTGTTGCACGTTTAATACGTCGTGTCAGGAAAGACTAG
- the ccl39.1 gene encoding chemokine (C-C motif) ligand 39, duplicate 1 precursor (The RefSeq protein has 2 substitutions compared to this genomic sequence) gives MRSLMFLLVLVLFCSLQDTSSAMEAIISANSVCCEGFTHKKIPLSKIVSYHLTTSNCAKKFIVFTTKAGKKICVDPENTFVKRQVAELDSRTRV, from the exons ATGAGAAGCCTGATGTTTCTGCTGGTCCTGGTGCTCTTCTGCTCTTTGCAGGACACTTCAAGCG CTATGGAAGCAACTATTTCAGCAAATTCAGTCTGCTGTGAAGGGTTCACTCATAAAAAGATCCCTCTGAGCAAGATAGTGTCTCACCACTTGACCACCAGTAACTGTGCCAAAAAATTCATTGT GTTTACAACAAAAGCAGGAAAAAAGATCTGTGTAGATCCAGAGAACACCTTTGTGAAAAGACAAGTCGCTGAGCTAGACAGCAGAACACGAGTCTAA
- the ccl39.2 gene encoding eotaxin, which yields MRIPVFLLFLVFTMCSIQLVPAMPAIPEFCCINFIDFPIPANKIVSAVITPSRCSSKGIMVTTPRTQFCVKPDEDWIKPIMEKQYKR from the exons ATGAGAATCCCGGTGTTTCTGCTGTTTTTGGTGTTCACCATGTGTTCAATTCAGCTAGTTCCTGCTATGCCTGCTA ttccagAGTTTTGTTGCATCAATTTTATTGACTTCCCAATTCCAGCCAACAAAATTGTGAGTGCTGTGATAACGCCTTCACGTTGCTCTTCAAAAGGCATTAT GGTTACTACACCAAGGACTCAATTTTGTGTAAAACCAGATGAGGACTGGATAAAGCCTATAATGGAGAAACAGTATAAACGCTAA